Genomic window (Rossellomorea aquimaris):
CTGTAGCTCATGATGTTCTTTCTGAATTTAAACGGACTACCATCCTCTGTGAATTCACTGAAGTTGCCTATATCTTTAATGGTGTTCCCTTTTTCATCCTGAATGCTCAGGGACAGCTCCTTCAGGTTGCGTAGCGAGGTGAAGGAAGGATAAGCCCCTTCACTGGTGGATCGTGGTGACACGCCTATCTTTTCTTTATTGAATGTTCCAGTTGCCGGATCATATCCAAGCGGAAACGAATCAATTTCATTGAATAGGACCGTATACCCCAAGAATGCATCCCCTGTTACCGGGCTTTCATCCACATTCGAAATGGAGTCCCAGTCTCCGTAGTATCCCATCATCGGAACAGAGAGTGTCGTCAGTTCTTTTACCGAGCTTCCTTTTGGTACAAAACGGACAAACCCTTCAATGAAGCGCCCTTCGCTCAGTTCTTCAGGCAATTCAACTGAAACCTTTACTTCCTCATCACGGTGCGGTTTATATCGATACGGTTCCGATGGATCGTACGTCTTGCCATTGATCTTGATGTCGGCTCCTGTAACCGGGACAGTGTGAAGAGTTAAGTACTCTCTTTCCACTCCATCATGTGTTTGTTTAGTTGTTTCGTCTGTAAGCAGATCGATCACAATCTCATATTGGTGCCAAGGCTTCACAAGGTTTTTCTTTAAAGGCTCCACATTCAACGTGAAATCAAATTTACGGTCTACTTCTTTCAGTGCAACAGAAGCGGCCTGCTCTAATGGAACATCAGCACGTTCAAGGAGATATGGCGTCTCCATTGCACGGTCGATCTTCATGATGCCGGAACCCTGTCTTCTTGGTGAATAAACCGAGTGATCATTGGTTGGATTTGTCAGTGTTTCCGAAGTATTCATCAATGCGTTTTTCGCTTTTAACACCGTTTCCTTATCTTTAGGAAGACCCAGTTCCTGATAATAGTGCTGTAAAAGAAGTGCGGCTCCGCCTGCAACCTGCGGGCTCGCCATGGACGTTCCGCTCATGGTTTCATACTCGTTATTGATCACCGTCGAGAAAATCTTCCCGCCTGGTGCCGTGATTTCCGGCTTAAAGCTTAAGTCCGTCGGGGAACCGAAAGATGAGAAGGTCGACATCGGCTCGGTTGCCGTATTTTGAACCTTTAACACTTCGTCCGTCAGTTGAACAGTCACTTCTTCACCTGATTGCAATCGCTCTGCGAGTTCATTTCCGTTCACTTTATCCGTTGTGACCGCCGGAATGAAGTACGGGCTGAAGAAAAGGTTGGCATACGACGTCACTTCAGGTGGCGGGACCACCATCACCGCCGCGGCACCCTTTCCTCCAGTAGCTTTCTGTATATGAGTGTATGTGGAATAATGTCGTGGTGGCTGTGCTACCGCGATCTTCCCTTTCAAGTCAAGGTCCTTGACCGCTGCCGAATCCCCCTCACCAACATAAACCAGTTCGTATTCCATAGATGGATCCAGCGTCCCGATCAATTTCTTGATCCCCGGCTGAATTTGATAGCCGAATAGAGTTCCATCTGACAAACTCAGCCCATCCACCGTCATCATGTCGTTTTCTGAAGAAGCGACTTGTAGGGCATATGGTGTCACACCAGGGTCTCCCACCAGCCCGATGTCAGGATTTTTCGCTAAAGGCAATTGAGACCTGGCCAGCAAATTGTTCTTTGTGCTGTAAGCTGCATTCCCTGCCGCCGCAACGACCAGGACTCCTTGTTCTGTTGCATATTGAATCGAGCGCTGGACGGGATCGCTCGGATCTACGTTACCTGCATCGGAACCAAGGCTAAGGTTGATGACATCTGCGCCCATTTCAACGGCATGGTAGATTCCAGCTGCGATATCGTCGTCATAAGCGCCGCCACCCTTATCGGAGAATA
Coding sequences:
- a CDS encoding S8 family serine peptidase, which translates into the protein MKKRIVPSLLACVMAAGTFGASASAEFQFSKQKKIPHSVLTEKSNPFAELLEQNNDPLYGVDQSSFDPNENVRIVVEVEVNKYAKSSQHAQVEKVKNVISGKKDSKSKVRHTFSKGFSGFSVDTTLGEVQKIAKLDGVKDVRISKQYEHTVVDSKELVEAMNTWTKYNTRGEGMVVAVVDSGVDHHHEAMQLSEKGKKAAKLTEQNLQDEFQQTEVNETWYTDKVPTGYDWADNDTNVIPTSNSHGTHVAGIVGAYEETKKKAEGVAPDVQLLAEKVFSDKGGGAYDDDIAAGIYHAVEMGADVINLSLGSDAGNVDPSDPVQRSIQYATEQGVLVVAAAGNAAYSTKNNLLARSQLPLAKNPDIGLVGDPGVTPYALQVASSENDMMTVDGLSLSDGTLFGYQIQPGIKKLIGTLDPSMEYELVYVGEGDSAAVKDLDLKGKIAVAQPPRHYSTYTHIQKATGGKGAAAVMVVPPPEVTSYANLFFSPYFIPAVTTDKVNGNELAERLQSGEEVTVQLTDEVLKVQNTATEPMSTFSSFGSPTDLSFKPEITAPGGKIFSTVINNEYETMSGTSMASPQVAGGAALLLQHYYQELGLPKDKETVLKAKNALMNTSETLTNPTNDHSVYSPRRQGSGIMKIDRAMETPYLLERADVPLEQAASVALKEVDRKFDFTLNVEPLKKNLVKPWHQYEIVIDLLTDETTKQTHDGVEREYLTLHTVPVTGADIKINGKTYDPSEPYRYKPHRDEEVKVSVELPEELSEGRFIEGFVRFVPKGSSVKELTTLSVPMMGYYGDWDSISNVDESPVTGDAFLGYTVLFNEIDSFPLGYDPATGTFNKEKIGVSPRSTSEGAYPSFTSLRNLKELSLSIQDEKGNTIKDIGNFSEFTEDGSPFKFRKNIMSYRDYSYKMEGFFWNSTDDEGEKIPDGQYYYVYTSTLNYEGAEPQETKIPIKVDSEAPKVEDIKVEEMPDGNYHISWDIKDTGTGPLGSLLWVNGKSQRVQDGASEYISKVKPELVTISAIDNARNVGIAYQGDETYLNAEPLINYLGINNASSVSETKPLRLTLFGYKRLDWHLEITDAQGNTLEEADIYDEHSIYNLPWAPDSDYPDGDYYVKVTVKDESGLTLSTEARKFTVKR